The Pseudoalteromonas translucida KMM 520 genome has a window encoding:
- a CDS encoding alpha-glucosidase family protein, with protein MAQQQWYKGAVIYQVYPRSFQDSNNDGIGDLKGIINRIDYIKSLGVDAIWISPFFKSPMKDFGYDISDYRDIDPIFGDLNDFDALIEQAHARDIKIIIDQVLSHTSDQHQWFLDSRENTTNDKSDWYVWAESKEDGTAPNNWLSIFGGPAWQWEPRRGQYYLHNFLTEQPDLNFHNPDVRQAVLDNVEFWLKKGVDGFRLDAINFCYHDAQLRDNPAKPKDKRQGRGFSEDNPYAFQYHYYNNTQPENIEFMQDIRALLNKYPGAVSLGEISSEDSLATMAQYTQGGDKLHMGYSFELLTDDYSSEYIRTTVQTLEQQMTEGWPCWAFSNHDVERVASRWSDNGEINPAQCKMLTALLASLRGSVCMYQGEELGLGEANVAFEDLQDPYGITFWPNFKGRDGCRTPIPWENEQVDYAGFSENKPWLPVDAAHKSQSVAEQNDDKNSILNAYREFMAWRKTQAVMITGDIEFIQTAEPILAFYRTLNNEKMLCVFNLSAQQATLNLPVAITKAYDTLSHHNATLSDNQLTMNGFSCYYAQCS; from the coding sequence ATGGCCCAACAGCAGTGGTACAAAGGTGCGGTAATTTATCAGGTTTATCCGCGTAGCTTTCAAGATAGCAACAATGATGGTATTGGTGACTTAAAGGGGATAATTAATCGCATTGATTATATTAAAAGCTTAGGCGTTGATGCTATTTGGATTTCACCATTTTTTAAATCGCCAATGAAAGACTTTGGTTACGATATTAGCGACTACCGAGATATTGACCCAATATTTGGTGATTTAAACGATTTTGATGCGCTAATTGAACAAGCGCATGCCCGCGATATAAAAATTATTATTGACCAAGTGCTTAGCCATACCTCTGATCAACACCAATGGTTTTTAGATAGCCGCGAAAACACCACTAACGATAAGTCTGATTGGTATGTTTGGGCTGAGTCAAAAGAAGATGGTACAGCACCTAATAATTGGTTATCTATTTTTGGCGGCCCAGCATGGCAGTGGGAGCCACGCCGAGGTCAGTATTATTTACATAACTTTTTAACCGAGCAGCCCGATTTAAACTTTCATAATCCAGATGTTAGACAAGCGGTGCTTGATAACGTGGAATTTTGGCTGAAAAAAGGTGTAGATGGCTTTAGGCTCGATGCAATTAACTTTTGCTACCACGATGCGCAATTACGCGACAATCCTGCAAAACCAAAAGATAAGCGCCAAGGCCGTGGTTTTAGTGAAGACAATCCGTACGCATTTCAGTATCACTATTACAACAACACCCAACCAGAAAACATCGAATTTATGCAAGACATTCGTGCCTTACTTAATAAGTACCCAGGTGCGGTTTCATTGGGTGAAATATCGTCTGAAGATTCACTCGCTACCATGGCGCAGTATACGCAAGGTGGCGATAAGCTACACATGGGTTACAGTTTTGAATTACTCACTGATGACTACTCTAGTGAATACATTAGAACAACAGTACAAACCCTTGAACAGCAAATGACTGAAGGCTGGCCTTGCTGGGCGTTTAGTAACCATGATGTAGAGCGTGTTGCGAGCCGTTGGAGCGATAATGGCGAAATTAACCCTGCTCAATGTAAAATGCTTACAGCCCTACTCGCTTCACTGCGTGGTAGTGTATGTATGTATCAAGGCGAAGAGCTAGGCTTGGGCGAGGCAAACGTGGCCTTTGAAGACTTACAAGACCCATACGGAATTACATTTTGGCCTAACTTTAAAGGACGTGATGGCTGTAGAACTCCAATTCCTTGGGAAAATGAGCAAGTAGATTATGCTGGATTTAGTGAAAATAAGCCTTGGTTACCTGTAGATGCTGCACATAAGTCGCAATCGGTAGCAGAGCAAAATGACGACAAAAACTCTATTTTAAACGCATATCGTGAATTTATGGCTTGGCGTAAAACGCAAGCGGTAATGATTACAGGTGATATTGAGTTTATCCAAACGGCTGAACCCATTCTGGCATTTTATAGAACACTTAATAATGAAAAAATGCTATGTGTATTTAATTTAAGTGCGCAACAAGCAACATTAAATTTGCCGGTGGCTATAACTAAAGCGTATGACACGCTTTCGCATCACAATGCTACTTTGAGTGATAACCAGCTAACAATGAATGGATTTAGCTGCTATTACGCCCAATGTAGCTAG
- a CDS encoding TonB-dependent receptor, which produces MSMFKPSILTLALTAAGLSSFATAAAQENTIKKEDVEVIEVKGFRGSLVESINTKRFSTQVVESISAEDIGKLPDSSIAESIARLPGLTAQRLDGRASRVSVRGFSENESATTFNGREQVSIGDNRGVEFDLYPSEIMSGVTVYKTPNASLDAEGIAGVIDMQTVKPLSKGERVIMFNGQLEQTGFDKLNPDGNDSGYRGTISYIDQFADDTIGVAFAYNKMSSPNQEKRWNSWGYPEFEAAGEQYSILGGAKPYVRSSTLERDSAMFVLEAAPTDRLNMTFDALYVDFSDEKILRGIEVPFAWGQGTIDASSAEIDESSGFITSAVTQGQRVVVRNDYEERNAELTQFGFNTKYDINDSWSLEFDASVSEVKRQIWSIESYSGTGRGDANGIADNIGYAFDGGNTGAQFSHELDYSDYDLIQLGGPLSWGASSALNDKYGLTGTAYENTAQDGFINAPEINDELQTLKLAASKALENEYFSKVSFGISYRDREKSKVSEGYYMTLKDFSLANPGMLAIPEQYREGSASLDFIGMGNMVAYDTNGLVNDGYYDLLQESLTNQKHKTQSWTVQEEVIAVFAQLDINAEIGSIPVTGNIGARYVQTDQSSQGSAANTVNGLVVVTPTDVSHDYSHFLPSINLSFAIDEEQTIRFGAAKTISRARLDEMNASINATYSQTQPDDNGNFWSISGGNPKLEPKEATGFDLSYENYFDAEGYFAAAFFYKDITQWIFDGTYDVDMTGVADPSTGEIPATSTGTGSGKVNGGEGDLWGYELSLSLPFSVFHPSLEGFGLIASHTGVEQDLSDQNGNEYELPGLSDQIDSLTFYYEHSGFQARTSMRKRSDFKGDVYGLGFETTQVDIKGETIWDAQLGYDFSEGGFDSLAGLSVTFQVQNITEEPFVSLQGDNDLQIRDYQDYGRTFLLGFSYKL; this is translated from the coding sequence ATGTCTATGTTCAAACCAAGTATATTAACGTTGGCATTAACAGCTGCTGGTTTATCAAGCTTTGCTACTGCGGCCGCGCAAGAAAATACAATAAAAAAAGAAGACGTTGAAGTCATCGAAGTTAAAGGTTTTCGTGGCAGTTTAGTTGAGTCAATAAACACCAAACGTTTTTCTACACAGGTTGTAGAGTCAATTTCTGCTGAAGATATTGGTAAATTACCAGACTCATCTATTGCAGAATCTATTGCACGTTTACCGGGTTTAACCGCACAGCGTCTTGATGGCCGAGCAAGTCGTGTAAGTGTGCGTGGCTTTAGCGAAAATGAAAGTGCCACTACCTTTAATGGTCGCGAGCAAGTTTCTATTGGTGACAACCGTGGTGTTGAATTTGACCTGTACCCATCAGAAATAATGAGCGGTGTAACCGTTTATAAAACGCCTAATGCAAGTCTTGATGCAGAAGGTATTGCTGGTGTAATCGACATGCAAACCGTTAAGCCTTTAAGTAAAGGTGAGCGTGTGATCATGTTTAATGGCCAATTAGAACAAACAGGTTTTGATAAATTAAACCCAGATGGCAACGACAGTGGTTACCGCGGCACGATTTCGTACATTGACCAGTTTGCAGATGACACTATAGGTGTTGCGTTTGCCTATAATAAAATGAGTTCACCAAACCAAGAAAAACGATGGAACTCATGGGGCTACCCTGAATTTGAAGCTGCTGGCGAGCAATATTCTATATTAGGCGGTGCAAAACCTTATGTGCGTTCATCAACACTTGAGCGTGATTCAGCAATGTTTGTACTTGAAGCCGCACCAACTGATCGTTTAAACATGACGTTTGATGCGCTTTATGTTGATTTTTCAGATGAGAAGATATTACGTGGTATAGAAGTACCTTTTGCATGGGGCCAAGGCACAATAGACGCTTCAAGCGCTGAAATAGATGAGTCATCTGGTTTTATCACCAGTGCAGTTACACAAGGGCAACGAGTTGTCGTTCGTAACGATTATGAAGAACGTAATGCTGAGCTAACGCAATTTGGTTTTAACACTAAATACGACATTAATGATTCATGGTCGTTAGAGTTTGATGCCAGTGTATCTGAAGTAAAACGTCAAATATGGAGTATCGAAAGTTACTCTGGTACAGGGCGTGGCGATGCAAATGGCATTGCAGATAACATAGGTTATGCCTTTGATGGTGGCAATACTGGCGCGCAATTTAGCCATGAATTAGATTACAGTGATTATGATCTTATTCAATTAGGCGGTCCATTATCTTGGGGAGCAAGTTCTGCCCTTAACGATAAATATGGTTTAACGGGCACTGCCTACGAAAATACAGCACAAGACGGCTTTATTAATGCCCCAGAAATTAACGATGAATTACAAACATTAAAGCTTGCTGCAAGCAAAGCACTCGAAAATGAGTATTTTAGTAAAGTAAGCTTTGGTATTTCATATCGCGATCGCGAAAAAAGTAAAGTGTCTGAAGGGTATTACATGACCTTAAAAGACTTCTCGCTTGCAAATCCAGGTATGTTGGCTATTCCTGAGCAATATCGTGAAGGGTCTGCTAGCTTAGACTTTATTGGTATGGGTAACATGGTTGCCTACGATACAAACGGCTTAGTAAACGATGGCTACTACGACCTATTACAAGAAAGCCTTACAAACCAAAAGCACAAAACACAATCTTGGACTGTTCAAGAAGAAGTAATTGCAGTATTTGCACAGCTAGATATTAACGCAGAAATTGGCTCAATTCCGGTAACGGGTAATATTGGTGCGCGCTATGTACAAACAGATCAATCATCACAAGGCTCTGCTGCTAATACAGTTAATGGCTTAGTGGTTGTAACGCCTACCGATGTTAGCCATGACTATAGCCACTTTTTACCAAGCATAAACTTATCGTTTGCAATTGATGAAGAGCAAACAATACGTTTTGGTGCAGCAAAAACAATTTCACGCGCACGTCTTGATGAAATGAATGCATCAATAAATGCCACTTACAGCCAAACACAACCAGACGATAACGGTAATTTTTGGAGCATTTCGGGTGGTAATCCAAAGCTTGAGCCTAAAGAAGCAACAGGCTTCGACCTAAGCTACGAAAACTACTTTGATGCAGAAGGTTACTTTGCTGCCGCATTTTTCTACAAAGACATTACGCAATGGATTTTTGATGGTACATATGATGTAGATATGACAGGTGTTGCAGACCCATCTACAGGTGAAATTCCAGCTACGTCTACCGGCACTGGTTCGGGTAAAGTAAATGGCGGTGAAGGCGACCTTTGGGGTTATGAGCTATCTTTATCATTACCATTTAGCGTATTTCACCCAAGCCTAGAAGGTTTTGGTTTAATTGCTAGCCATACAGGCGTAGAGCAAGACCTGAGTGATCAAAATGGTAATGAATATGAGTTGCCAGGCTTATCAGACCAAATCGATAGCTTAACCTTTTATTATGAGCACAGCGGTTTTCAAGCACGTACCAGTATGCGCAAACGTAGTGACTTTAAAGGTGACGTATATGGTTTAGGCTTTGAAACCACTCAAGTTGACATCAAAGGCGAAACAATTTGGGATGCACAATTAGGTTATGACTTTAGCGAAGGCGGTTTTGATAGCTTAGCTGGCTTAAGTGTTACCTTCCAAGTGCAAAACATTACCGAAGAACCTTTTGTATCGCTGCAAGGCGATAACGACCTACAAATACGTGACTACCAAGATTATGGCCGTACATTTTTACTAGGTTTTAGCTATAAACTATAG
- a CDS encoding tryptophan halogenase family protein yields the protein MNNKITNVVIAGGGTAGWITAALLNKVLGNVINITLVESDQIGTIGVGEASIPPILHLNGALGINEQEFINATQATIKLGIEFENWREQNHKYMHAFGSIGKDFPFCEFHHFWLKAKQQNRAPDLWDFSVNYQAAKAGKFAHLRNLPNTQLLGLHYAYHFDATLYAKLLKKLAQQRGVKRVEGKIKSVQQCQQSGDIQALTLESGSVIKGDLFIDCTGLSALLIEKTLNTGFEDWSHWLPCDRAVAVQSESANEPVPYTRSIAQNAGWQWQIPLQHRVGNGLVFSSRHLTDDEAKQQLLANLPGKAITEPRVIRFKTGRRRLQWHKNVVAIGLSSGFLEPLESTSIHLIQTAAIRLIKMFPHNGIKHSQVTTYNLQSKTEIERIRDFIILHYKLTTRTDSAFWRQCQQMSIPETLQQKITLFKQTGKIIREDDELFAEPAWQQVMIGQGLAADDYHPLANALTDEQLLALFSDLKALINHTVEQLPSHSEFLSRMKNN from the coding sequence ATGAATAATAAAATAACAAATGTGGTAATCGCCGGCGGAGGCACAGCAGGCTGGATCACGGCAGCCTTATTAAATAAAGTATTGGGTAACGTGATCAACATCACCTTAGTTGAGTCTGATCAAATAGGGACTATTGGTGTAGGAGAGGCGAGTATTCCGCCAATTTTGCATTTAAATGGCGCGTTAGGCATAAATGAACAAGAGTTTATTAATGCCACTCAAGCAACGATTAAATTAGGTATTGAGTTTGAAAATTGGCGCGAGCAAAATCATAAATACATGCATGCCTTTGGTAGCATAGGTAAAGATTTTCCGTTTTGTGAGTTTCACCACTTTTGGCTAAAAGCAAAACAGCAAAACCGCGCTCCCGATCTGTGGGATTTTTCTGTTAACTACCAAGCGGCAAAAGCAGGTAAATTCGCCCATTTACGTAATTTGCCTAATACCCAATTACTAGGGTTACATTATGCTTATCATTTTGACGCAACCTTATATGCCAAACTGTTAAAAAAACTTGCGCAGCAGCGCGGTGTTAAACGTGTTGAAGGTAAAATAAAAAGCGTGCAGCAGTGTCAGCAGTCAGGTGATATACAAGCATTAACACTAGAGAGTGGTTCAGTAATTAAGGGCGACTTATTTATTGACTGTACCGGGCTAAGTGCATTATTAATTGAAAAAACCTTAAATACAGGCTTTGAAGACTGGTCGCATTGGCTGCCTTGCGACAGGGCAGTAGCAGTGCAAAGTGAATCAGCGAATGAGCCAGTACCGTATACTCGCTCTATTGCCCAAAATGCTGGTTGGCAATGGCAAATACCTTTACAGCACAGAGTTGGTAACGGCTTAGTGTTCTCGAGCCGCCATTTAACAGATGACGAAGCAAAGCAGCAATTACTCGCTAATTTGCCCGGCAAAGCAATAACAGAGCCGCGGGTGATCCGTTTTAAAACGGGGCGTCGTCGCTTACAATGGCATAAAAATGTGGTTGCTATTGGACTCTCAAGTGGGTTTTTAGAGCCGTTAGAGTCAACCAGTATTCATTTAATTCAAACAGCGGCTATTCGGTTAATTAAGATGTTTCCGCATAATGGGATTAAACACTCGCAAGTAACTACATATAACCTGCAAAGTAAAACCGAAATAGAACGCATACGCGACTTTATAATTTTACATTATAAGCTTACCACCCGCACAGATAGCGCATTTTGGCGTCAATGTCAGCAAATGAGTATTCCCGAAACGCTGCAACAAAAAATAACCTTGTTCAAACAAACAGGCAAGATCATTCGAGAAGACGACGAGCTTTTTGCCGAGCCAGCGTGGCAGCAAGTAATGATAGGACAGGGGCTTGCAGCAGATGATTATCACCCGTTAGCCAACGCCCTAACTGATGAGCAGCTGCTCGCATTATTTTCTGATTTAAAAGCTTTGATTAACCACACGGTTGAACAACTCCCTTCCCATAGTGAATTTTTATCTAGGATGAAAAATAATTAA
- a CDS encoding glycoside hydrolase family 13 protein yields the protein MKKLIKALFATTLFTAIPLTAIKAQAMSVSPQNWWIGMQNEALQVMLHEPNIAKQQWQLTPYNGVKLISIGKTDNPNYAFLNLKITSQAKPGNLVFTSPAGERFEYPLHTRSSNSAKRKGFNSQDTLYLINPDRFVNGDSSNDTLAGMLEAAAPKSKGGRHGGDLQGVINALPYLNDLGVTQLWLTPALENNMPSYSYHGYAITDFYNIDPRMGSNELYQELSNKAQQQGIGLVMDFVLNHFGSEHVWMSDKPTSDWINFNGEFANGKHATSHARQTIQDPHASQFDKRQFSDGWFVETMPDLNQRQPLLATYLIQNTIWWIEYANLSGIRVDTYSYSDKAFLANWTKAIMSEYPAFNIVGEEWTTNPAIASYWQAGKNNSDGYSSSLPSIMDFSLQEALIQALNEDESWNTGWVKVYQSLANDFLYPNPNNLLVFADNHDMSRVYTELKQNLNKTKMAMTMLLTTRGIAQMYYGTEVLLDNTGSNDHGDIRIDFPGGFAGQTVNAFTGKGLTNAQREMHQTLRTLLNFRKQSPALGYGKLTHFSPQQGIYSYARIADEQIVLVFLNKNKQAKNWSLGYMQEVVKQHTTATNLFTEQQINLTDAITLTPMSATVLVIE from the coding sequence ATGAAAAAGCTAATTAAAGCACTGTTTGCTACAACATTGTTTACTGCAATACCGCTTACTGCAATAAAGGCACAGGCCATGTCTGTATCGCCACAAAATTGGTGGATTGGCATGCAAAATGAGGCACTGCAAGTTATGTTGCATGAGCCAAACATTGCTAAACAACAGTGGCAATTAACCCCCTACAATGGGGTTAAGTTAATCAGTATTGGCAAAACAGATAATCCTAATTATGCGTTTTTAAACCTAAAAATAACGTCGCAAGCAAAGCCTGGTAATTTAGTGTTTACCAGTCCAGCGGGTGAGCGTTTTGAATACCCGCTGCATACTCGCAGTAGCAATAGTGCCAAGCGTAAAGGCTTTAACAGCCAAGATACCCTTTATTTAATTAACCCAGACCGTTTTGTAAATGGCGATAGCAGTAACGACACCCTAGCAGGCATGTTAGAGGCAGCTGCTCCAAAAAGTAAAGGTGGGCGTCACGGTGGCGACTTACAAGGGGTGATCAATGCACTTCCATATTTAAATGATTTAGGGGTAACTCAATTGTGGTTAACCCCAGCGCTTGAAAACAATATGCCAAGCTACTCTTATCATGGTTATGCTATTACTGACTTTTATAATATAGATCCCCGCATGGGCAGTAATGAGCTGTACCAAGAGCTGTCAAATAAAGCGCAGCAGCAGGGTATTGGGTTAGTGATGGACTTTGTACTTAATCACTTTGGCTCTGAGCATGTGTGGATGAGTGACAAGCCAACGTCTGATTGGATTAATTTTAATGGTGAGTTTGCCAATGGTAAGCATGCCACTAGTCATGCAAGGCAAACCATTCAAGACCCTCACGCCAGCCAGTTCGATAAACGCCAATTTAGCGATGGCTGGTTTGTAGAAACCATGCCCGATCTAAACCAGCGTCAACCTTTGTTGGCAACCTACCTAATTCAAAACACCATTTGGTGGATTGAGTATGCAAATTTAAGCGGTATTCGAGTAGATACATATTCATACTCAGACAAAGCTTTTTTAGCCAATTGGACCAAAGCAATTATGAGTGAATACCCAGCGTTTAATATTGTTGGTGAAGAGTGGACTACTAACCCAGCAATTGCATCGTATTGGCAAGCGGGCAAAAATAACAGTGACGGTTATAGCTCAAGTTTACCCAGTATAATGGATTTTTCGCTGCAAGAGGCGCTCATTCAAGCTTTAAATGAAGATGAAAGCTGGAACACAGGTTGGGTTAAAGTATACCAATCCCTTGCCAATGATTTTTTGTACCCCAACCCAAATAACCTTTTAGTATTTGCCGATAACCACGATATGAGCCGTGTTTATACTGAGCTAAAGCAAAACCTAAATAAAACCAAAATGGCGATGACCATGCTACTTACCACCCGTGGTATTGCACAAATGTATTATGGCACCGAAGTATTACTCGATAACACAGGCAGTAACGATCACGGCGATATTCGTATTGATTTTCCGGGCGGTTTTGCTGGTCAAACAGTTAATGCCTTCACTGGTAAAGGGCTCACTAATGCACAGCGCGAGATGCACCAAACCCTACGTACGTTACTTAATTTTAGAAAACAAAGCCCTGCATTAGGTTATGGCAAGCTAACGCATTTTAGTCCACAGCAAGGTATTTACAGTTATGCACGTATAGCTGATGAACAAATAGTGTTGGTATTTTTGAATAAAAATAAGCAGGCAAAAAATTGGTCGTTAGGGTATATGCAAGAGGTGGTTAAGCAGCATACAACAGCAACAAACCTGTTTACTGAGCAGCAAATTAATTTAACTGATGCAATAACATTAACACCCATGAGCGCCACAGTATTAGTGATTGAGTAA